ATAATTGTCGGAATTGGTAAATATTTTTCATGGATTAAAGCTGCCAGCTCTTTATTGATTATATTTCATCTCTGGTTATGGCATGACTAAAAATATAATCAATAAAGAGCTGGCAGCTTTAATCCATGAAAAATATTTACCAATTCCGACAATTATTCTATTTGTAATCCATAGCGGCTTGGGAGCTCGGATTTTACTAAAAAGAGCCAACTTGTCGAATGATAAAATTATTCGCTATGTGATGTTTCTAATTTTCATAACACTGCTCTTGACCCTGCTCTATTTTGAGCTAAATTAATTTTAGCGTATTAATTCTGCTTAGACAAGGCTGTCCACTTGACAAAAAACTTTAGGGGTGATAAGATAGGAATCAAGTTGGAAAGTATAATAAATTTAATAAAAAATAAACTTATGCCAGAGAGAGAAATACCATACACGCCAGCAGAAGCGGAGAATCCGGAAAAATCAGAACACCTTATAAGTGTTGAAGATGCCCTTTTGGAAAGCGCTAAAGAAGTGGCTCCCAACGTTTAAAATAAAAACTTGCATAAAAATAACATATAGTATATGATAAAAATGCCTTCAAAAAAAGGCATTTTAATGATTTATAAAAACCCATGTCAGCCTTACTCAATACATTAAGAGACCTGGTAACAAACTCTGTTATCCAGCCAGAGGACCAGAATGACCTTTTGGTATTTTTACCGATTTTGCCGGAAGAAACAATGCAAAATCTTATCAAGGTTTTTGAGGCTGAACCGGAAAAAATAAAAGAGTTTAATGATAACTTTAAATCTAAGGTTAGGGCCATTACCGGCGGCAGTGATGATGAATGGAATAAAATCATCGAAGAAGAAGAAAAAGCCCAAAACGAAATTCCTGAGGACGAAAAAGAAGTGGATGATGAGACCCTATATAATGCCAATTACGATTCCGAAAATCCAGATTTAAATGAAGAGAGTTCTTAATTTTAACTAGTCAACTAAGTGCCTATCAAAAAATCAGCCATGAAAGAATTGCGAAAATCCAAAAAAAGAGCTTTGCGAAATAAGCAGGTTTTGGATAATATAAAAACATTGATAAAAAAATCCCGCAAAGAGATTGAAGCAAAAGGTGAAAAAACAGGTGATTTAGTTAAACAAACCATTAAAACCCTAGACAAAGCGGCGCAACATAAAGTGATAAAAAGAAATACTGCGGCGAGAAAAAAGTCACGGCTGATGAAATTATTTAACGCGAATATTCATAAATCTGAACGCTAATTTCACCCCGAACGATTCGCTCCGCCCATCTGCGGGGCAGGCGAATCACGAATATTTATCAAAACAACTTCTTCTTATGAATAAAATACTAATAAACAATAGATCAATGACACAACGAAGACGCCCAACTGTTATCTCTATTATTTGGGATTGTTTGTTAGTGTTTAAAAAACCCCTTTAACTATTTATTTTAAATTATATCTTAACAAACGGTCCTAAATAGGATCGTTTTTGTTTACTCATTCAACTTCATTAATAACCCACATCCATCTGTGCCACCAATAAATCAAACAGCGCCTCTGGCTCAATACTGCTGGTTTTTAGTTTAACATCAATGCCAAGCAATTGACTGTAAATTTTTTTCAACTCGTCAAAGGTAAAATTCCGGGCTTGAGGAATGGACTTCTGCACAGCATAGGGGTGTAAACCCAATTCCTTAGCTAAACCATATTGGGGCCGGTTGTTGGCTAAAGCATCCTTAATTTGTAACAAAATTTTAATTTGCCGAGCTATCATGGTTAATAAGTATTGAAACGAAATCCCGGCATTTATTTGGTCAGCAAAAAGTTTAAGCGCTCCGGCTTTATCCTTGCGGCTAAAAGCATCTGTAAGATTAAAAATGTTTTCATCAGCCCTGGCCCTAACCAAAAGCCTAACATCATCAACCTCAACTGCTTTCCCTTCTTTATAGCCTAGAAGCTTATCAATTTCATTAGACATCTGCCAGAGATTATTGCCAACACTAACCACTAAGGCCTGAACTGCCTCCCGAGTAATCTTACCGCCTCGGGCTTCCGCTTCTTTTTTAATCCACTGATTTAGTTTGCTTCCCGTGAGTGGTTTGAATTCTTCAGAGAATTTTTGGGTTAAGAGAATTTTAAAAAGTTTTGACAAATGGCTTTTGTGCTCTTGGTTTTGGATAAAAATGAGAATGTTATCAGCATCACCCTCATTCCTCTTGACACAATTCTCAATTTCAGTGAAAATGCTTTTATCTTTGCGGTTAGAAAAT
This portion of the Patescibacteria group bacterium genome encodes:
- the holA gene encoding DNA polymerase III subunit delta, with product MIIFLYGVDSYRIQQKLNKYKQKFLRDIDASGINIEILEGAEITVESFRKAVLSGGLFIKKRMVIIKNIFSNRKDKSIFTEIENCVKRNEGDADNILIFIQNQEHKSHLSKLFKILLTQKFSEEFKPLTGSKLNQWIKKEAEARGGKITREAVQALVVSVGNNLWQMSNEIDKLLGYKEGKAVEVDDVRLLVRARADENIFNLTDAFSRKDKAGALKLFADQINAGISFQYLLTMIARQIKILLQIKDALANNRPQYGLAKELGLHPYAVQKSIPQARNFTFDELKKIYSQLLGIDVKLKTSSIEPEALFDLLVAQMDVGY
- the rpsT gene encoding 30S ribosomal protein S20, with amino-acid sequence MPIKKSAMKELRKSKKRALRNKQVLDNIKTLIKKSRKEIEAKGEKTGDLVKQTIKTLDKAAQHKVIKRNTAARKKSRLMKLFNANIHKSER